Proteins found in one Balearica regulorum gibbericeps isolate bBalReg1 chromosome 17, bBalReg1.pri, whole genome shotgun sequence genomic segment:
- the GNB1L gene encoding guanine nucleotide-binding protein subunit beta-like protein 1 isoform X1, with protein sequence MALPPPDPQFVLRGTSAAVHTLHFSCGNQEPDVPILFSGSENGFIHVWNLKTHRVDKTLDGHGGSSVYCVETMGGKNRLLSQGRDQRICLWDLAEGRTSVTNSVFTENVGFCRCALLKVAQGRWLMAMAAKAPEEVQVLELPSKTSVCTLKPEVGAKLGMPMCLKLWQHNCDSQPLLLAGYEDGSVVLWNLLMGKALSQLVCHQEPVMSLDFDSEKAKGISGSSEKVLSIWSLNEQQNLQVYKTHKLVNAGISDITIRPDKKILATAGWDHRIRIFGWKKLKPLAVLDYHTATVHCVSFSDHRNPSERLLAAGSKDHRISIWSIYTQT encoded by the exons ATGGCTCTGCCACCTCCAGATCCACAGTTTGTTCTCAGAGGTACCAGTGCTGCAGTCCACACACTGCATTTTTCCTGTGGAAACCAGGAACCTGATGTCCCCATTCTTTTCTCTGG GTCCGAGAATGGGTTTATCCATGTGTGGAACCTGAAAACACACAGAGTGGACAAAACACTGGATGGCCATGGAGGAAGTTCTGTCTACTGTGTGGAGACAATGGGTGGTAAAAACAGGCTCCTCAG TCAGGGTCGTGACCAGAGGATCTGCTTGTGGGATTTAGCAGAGGGACGGACTTCAGTGACAAATTCTGTCTTCACGGAGAATGTGGGATTCTGCAGATGCGCTCTGTTAAAGGTGGCACAGGGACGCTGGCTAATGGCCATGGCAGCCAAAGCCCCGGAGGAG GTTCAGGTTTTGGAGCTGCCATCCAAGACGTCAGTCTGTACCTTGAAGCCAGAGGTGGGTGCCAAGCTGGGCATGCCTATGTGTCTGAAGCTATGGCAG CACAACTGTGATTCACAACCTTTGCTTCTGGCTGGCTATGAAGATGGATCAGTGGTCCTTTGGAATTTGTTGATGGGAAAAGCGTTGAGCCAACTTGTTTGCCACCAGGAGCCAGTGATGAGCCTTGACTTTGACTCGGAGAAGGCGAAGGGGATCTCAGGCTCATCTGAAAAGGTGCTTAGCATCTGGAGCCTCAATGAGCAACAGAACCTCCAG GTTTACAAAACACACAAACTTGTCAACGCTGGCATATCTGATATCACCATCCGTCCAGACAAGAAGATTTTAGCAACAGCAGGGTGGGATCATCGCATCAGGATCTTTGGCTGGAAAAAACTGAAGCCCTTAGCAGTGCTGGACTACCACACAGCAACAGTCCATTGTGTGTCCTTCTCAGATCACAGAAACCCCAGTGAGAGACTGCTAGCAGCTGGCTCAAAAGATCACCGCATCAGTATCTGGTCAATATATACTCAGACATGA
- the GNB1L gene encoding guanine nucleotide-binding protein subunit beta-like protein 1 isoform X2, with the protein MALPPPDPQFVLRGTSAAVHTLHFSCGNQEPDVPILFSGSENGFIHVWNLKTHRVDKTLDGHGGSSVYCVETMGGKNRLLSQGRDQRICLWDLAEGRTSVTNSVFTENVGFCRCALLKVAQGRWLMAMAAKAPEEVQVLELPSKTSVCTLKPEHNCDSQPLLLAGYEDGSVVLWNLLMGKALSQLVCHQEPVMSLDFDSEKAKGISGSSEKVLSIWSLNEQQNLQVYKTHKLVNAGISDITIRPDKKILATAGWDHRIRIFGWKKLKPLAVLDYHTATVHCVSFSDHRNPSERLLAAGSKDHRISIWSIYTQT; encoded by the exons ATGGCTCTGCCACCTCCAGATCCACAGTTTGTTCTCAGAGGTACCAGTGCTGCAGTCCACACACTGCATTTTTCCTGTGGAAACCAGGAACCTGATGTCCCCATTCTTTTCTCTGG GTCCGAGAATGGGTTTATCCATGTGTGGAACCTGAAAACACACAGAGTGGACAAAACACTGGATGGCCATGGAGGAAGTTCTGTCTACTGTGTGGAGACAATGGGTGGTAAAAACAGGCTCCTCAG TCAGGGTCGTGACCAGAGGATCTGCTTGTGGGATTTAGCAGAGGGACGGACTTCAGTGACAAATTCTGTCTTCACGGAGAATGTGGGATTCTGCAGATGCGCTCTGTTAAAGGTGGCACAGGGACGCTGGCTAATGGCCATGGCAGCCAAAGCCCCGGAGGAG GTTCAGGTTTTGGAGCTGCCATCCAAGACGTCAGTCTGTACCTTGAAGCCAGAG CACAACTGTGATTCACAACCTTTGCTTCTGGCTGGCTATGAAGATGGATCAGTGGTCCTTTGGAATTTGTTGATGGGAAAAGCGTTGAGCCAACTTGTTTGCCACCAGGAGCCAGTGATGAGCCTTGACTTTGACTCGGAGAAGGCGAAGGGGATCTCAGGCTCATCTGAAAAGGTGCTTAGCATCTGGAGCCTCAATGAGCAACAGAACCTCCAG GTTTACAAAACACACAAACTTGTCAACGCTGGCATATCTGATATCACCATCCGTCCAGACAAGAAGATTTTAGCAACAGCAGGGTGGGATCATCGCATCAGGATCTTTGGCTGGAAAAAACTGAAGCCCTTAGCAGTGCTGGACTACCACACAGCAACAGTCCATTGTGTGTCCTTCTCAGATCACAGAAACCCCAGTGAGAGACTGCTAGCAGCTGGCTCAAAAGATCACCGCATCAGTATCTGGTCAATATATACTCAGACATGA